AGGCGTCCAGGTCGGCATTGACCAGGTAGCGGTAGCCCTGGTCCCGGAGTTCCTTAAGCCGGAGGGCGGCGGCCTTGACGGAGCGGCCCCGGCGATAAGCGAAGCTGACATCCTCGAATTGGGCCTCAAAGAGGGGCTCGATGATGTTGAGGACCGCGGCCTGGGCCACCCGATCCCGAACCGCGGGCACCGCCAAGGCCCGGGGAGAGCCGTCGGCCTTGGCCACCAACAGTCGCAGTAAGGGGAGAGGAAAATATCGCCCGGAGCAAAGTTCTTCTCCCAATACCGCCAGGTTGACCTCCAGGTTGTGCCGCAAATCCCCGATGGTCACCCCGTCCAACCCGGCCATGCCTTGGGAGGCTTCCACCCGGAGAAAGGCGGCGTGGAGGTTGGGGGGGTGAGTGACTTGAGTAATCATGGGCTGACCCTACTAAAAGGGATTGTGGTCGAAGATGACCAAGTCACCGGTGACCGGGGAGCGGTAGATTAATTTGCGGGCCTTGCCGTGGAGGGCATGGGCCACGGCGAGATATAACCACACGGGGGCGCGGCCGGTGAGGACGACCTCTGTACCTTCGCCGGCCAAATCCAGGGCCTTTTGCAGGTAGGCGGGGAGGTCGGCGAGTTTGGCGGTATGAGAATAAAAGCTTTCCAGATCAATTAAGCCCATATCTTTCCGAAGCCCCCGGTGTCAGTAATCCCATAAAATAAATCGTAACTTATGGCACGCATGGGAGGGTTGGTTTGGATATATTGGGCCTTGATTTTGCTGTTGAATGTCATGGCTACGGCCACTGCGCTGCTTGGTTTCTGGCCACCGGTGAAGTCGAGCATGATTTCATTCTCAGGAACCTGCTGCTCATCAAACTTTTTTAACAAATACCATAAAGCTTCGGAGAGCTCATCAAAGTGCTCGAAATCCCAACCATGCCGACTATCGGGGGAGGATGAAAAAAGACTCTGAAAAAGTTCCGGCTTGCCTTTTTGTTTCAAAAGAACATTAAAGGAAAAATCACTCTCATGGGCGTAAGGGCAAAAACATTCCAAAAATTTGTCTCTAAAAAGGATTGACTGCTGGGAGAATAACAGGGTCACAGTCTTTAGCTTTGATTCCTGGGCCAGATAAGGAGATTTCCCCAAATGATGCATCAATGCTCGAAAAGGCATTTCCCAGGTCCAGCGTGGTCCTACTTTCTTATGATCTTCAATGGCTTTTAAGTCCTTTTCAATCTTTCCTGACAAAACCAAGCCAGGAGGGATACCGGAGGGTTGCTCATAATCTTTCGGTTCGGAAATGAATAGCACCAAATGTTCTCTTAATTCCGCGGGGTCTTCTTTATAGAGCTTGCGAGTGTGCAGTCTCGTCCTTTCTTTCACCTTTTTATAAAGAATGCAGGCAGAAATGAGGAACAAAAATAATGCGAGAATGCCGGTTAAGGAAATTGAGCCCCATTTTCCTTCGAAAATCAGGGTTATTAAGGCTTGTAAAGTCTCCCAAAGGGAGTTGGCGGCGCAATTTCCGGTAAGAATCACCAATCCGCCGATGACCCAAGGAGAATAATCCCACCACCATTGACGCCGCCGATTGGAGGAGACTTTCATATTACTTAACCTTTTTGTCAATTACCCTCAAAAGATCAGGGGGAAATCATTGATTTTTATAATCGAGAGAATATCGCCCCAGGCCAAAGGTAGTTTCCTGTCCTACATTTACCTGGGCTCCCAGTCTCAGAAAGGGTAGCAAGGGGTCCAGGGGGCCTTGCAGGCTGACCCGACCCACCAGTCCCCCGAATTTCATGGTGGCATCCTGGCGGCAGGAGTAGCGCTCCCAGTCATGCCAGCGCAGGTCATGTCGTACTTCCTGGATTTGGGAAGCCTTAGAGGAGAGCGGCGCGAAATCGGGAAGCTGGGGGTTCTTTTCATAAAAGGCAGCCAAGAGGGAGAGGCGCTGAGTCAGGCGCTCCCAGAATAAGGGAAAGGCGAAGCGGGTCATCAGGTCGCCTTTCTCTTTGAGGCGCAAGGGGGTAAGGAATTCCAGAGTAAGTCTATTAACCTGGTCATCTTTAGGCTTGGTCTGGGGGCCGGATTCCGGTTCAAAGGCGGTAAGACTAAGGGAGCGGGAGTGATAAATAATAGTTGACTGGTCTTGGGAGAGAAGCTCAACGCTTAGCAGTTCAAAGCGCCCCCGATCCCGGCCCAAGCCATGGCGGCCGGTTTCGGAAAAGATGACAATGAAATAGGGAATGGCATCAATGGCCCGGCCCACCAACACCAACTCGAAGGATAGCACCTCTCCGGGATTAAAGGTCGATTCGGCGGTTAAAGGGGGGTTGAGGACATAAGGGCGGGGGGCTTGGTGGAACTTGCCGGCATCGGGATATTGGGGAGGCGGGGAGGGTTCAAAAATTGCGGTATACAGGCATTTTTCCCTATGGCGACAGTTAGAGCACTTATCTTTGGGGACAAGGCAAACCAAGCGACGGAAGGCATTGCCGAAGGCCCCCCGGAAGACCGCGCCTTTATAAGGAGGCAGGGTCATGTGGCTGGTCACACGAAGATTGAATCTAAACCTGGCAAATGATAAAAAAGGGGGCGATCCCTCCCGAGGCATGTCTTCCTCCGGCCAAAGAAGAGATACTGATTGGAAAAACTTCACAGAATATAGTCAACTTAGACCTATCACCTATGTATATCAAGATAATTTTTACTTGTTGTTCGTGGTTCATTCGGACGTCCCTGAAGACCGTCACCCCGCCAACTAAGAAGCGGATAGGGTGTCTAAAATAGCCCCGTGTCCTGGCGCTCCGCAGTTTTTTGAGCCTAAAAAACTTGGCACGAAATGCACCAACTAAACGCCAAAATGCGCCACTTAAAACCACTTGCCAAAACCCTCTCTAATCACAGAGCAGGCAAAAATTACAGAAATGATCCGTACCGTACCCTTCCCATTAAATTCCATAGTGCAGTTGGGTTAACTCCCTTTTTCCTTTAAACTGAAGCCATGCCCATCGGTTCCCAAGACAGTCTGAAAACCTTCCATTTCCGGGAAGTTCATCCACGCGTTTTCATCGGGACGGCCAGTGACCGTTACGCCGGCTGGATTGGGCAAATATACTCCCAGGACCGCTATGCCGGAAGGATCACCCAAAGGATGAAGATTGTCGGGGGAAATACCTTTATCGAAGAAGTGCTCCCAGTCGATAGCGTAGAAGAATACTTCGCCCATTTCCAGGTCTTGGAAATTGACTTCACTTTCTACCGGCCGCTTTTGGATCTAGACGGGAAACCCACCCAGAACTACAAGGTTCTGAAGGCATACAGCGGTCATTTAAAAAAGGGAGATCGGATCATCCTCAAGGTGCCACAAATCACCATGGCCCAGAAAATACGAAAGGGGGAGCCTCTTAAGGGAAAGCCTCTTCATAGTCAACAACACCAATGGGAATGATAAGGAGAGAAAGTTTTTTGACGCCTTTAATCAACTTTTCCTTTTGACATTCTGTAAAAAATATTTCATATTTCATCCTCTTATGGATTTTTTTTTATCCGCGTACTTCTTCAAACGCTGCACACTCTAAAATGTAACGGGAGGTATTGTAGATGAGTAATAGTTATTCTATAAAAGAGTTTTCTTCTTCGGACCTGATAAAATATTTAGAAATTGAACTATATCATTCGTTGGAGAAATATAATATCAAAGAACATATTGACAACTATTTAGAAGATAGAGTACTTAGTGATGGGGAACCAACAACACATATTCGGGAATTTTATGAAATAATTAATGATTTTTATGATCTTCTTCTAAAGTTGCGCTATTCTACCTCAATTCCAGAGGAAATTACGCCAAGAGAATATAGTGATGACCAGTATGACGATTTTGTTATAACGAAATATGATGAATATATCAAACGCCTGGACGAATTAACAGTAAGTATTTTTAGCGATAATTTTTATTTAAAAGATATAATACCAGTAAATGGAACAGCAGATACTTTGGAGGCTTGTCTTATTTATAATATTTATGACATTATACAGTCTAATCTCAGGATTGCTTTAAAAGCTTATCGGAAACCCCCAAATAAGAGAACCACAGATGACAATCTCACGACAAATTATGATAAACTCGATAAGGGAGTGCCTAAATTAATTGTTGAGCGTTTCATAATAGGGAAAGAAAATGAAAATAAGATTGCGACACAAAGTGAAAAATGTAACTATAATTGTGGTCTTAGAATTCTGTTAAATAAACAAAGAAGATATGCCGGTAATGATCGGGCTTCCTATTGGAAATTGTTTATTTCTGATATTAGAGGCGAGGTGATTTTTACTGAAATTCATCATAAGGCTGAGGCGTTTCTGATTCAAAAAAGTTCTGAGTCGTATTCTTGGATGGTAGAATTTTTGCTCCTCATTTTGGCCAAATATCATATTATTATCCATAGACTGGGGACCAATGAATTTAGAAATCTTCAGCAGCATGTGGAGAAGGCCGAAAAAGGCGATAAACTCATTCTTAGAGCTCAAAAAGTCTTCACTTTTATTCGCCTAATTGCCAAATATTTTCCTAATATTTTCGATCGAAATAATTTAAGGCAATCACAGGAAATTTCCAAGATCATCGAAATTATCAGTTATATTCGGCGAGGTTTTGCCTTCGAAATGCTAGGGAAGCCGGAAAATGCCTTCAATGACTATTCGAGTGCTGAGAAACAAACCACCGGGCTGCAAGCAACCCAACCTGGAGGAGCAGTAGCCTGGTACCAGAAATTGACCGTTCCCTATATATATTCGCTGAAAGGCGAACTTTATCGGAAGAATTTCGCCTTTTACAATGCCCATCAATATTTCTGTAATTCAATGAGTAAATTTAAGGAAGTTTCATCATTAAAAGATGAAGAAGACGTTAAAGAAGGTAAAGAAACCAAAGAAAAAAAGGAACTCAAAGAGCTCCTTGATTCTTGTATAAAGATAGGACGCATTCAAATTGCCAAGGGAAAGACCTTCCTGGAATTGGGGGAATTTAGGAAGGCATTAAAATGGTATATCAAGGCTCTTCAGCATTTATTAAGGACGATTACTGGCAATTATGAAGCCATAGATTTCTCAGAAGAAGTAAAACATTTTGACGATACCAGACTTGATCCTAAAATTAACAAGAAAAAGATGTATGATATACTATCAAAATTTACTGAAAACGTCAATAGTATAATTAAATATGAAAATCTTGAACAATGTAACGATTATGCCGCATTAATTTCAGAACTGTTTAACCTTATAGGGTTTATTATATATATTTTTAATTTGCCCGATTTCGTATTATTAGAGAATATAGATGCAGAGCCAGACTGTACCCAATCTCTGGAAGAGTTGGAAGTCGACAAAAAGATTCTTTGCAGGAACCTCCTCGCTGGCAGATGGTTACTTTTAGCCTTAAAATTTAACCCGCAAAATTACTTGGCCAGATTTAATGAGCTGATTATTGATCTTGAGACTAAATGTGAGAAAACTAGAGCGATATTAGAGGAGGAAAGAGAAGAGTTGGGAATTCCAACTCGCGATAAGGAAGCGAAAATTGATCTAATGACCCCGGGGGAGCCCCGGGATATCATGTACCGCCTCATAGCTAAAGAAGCCCTTGAATTCCTTTGGAAACCAGAGAAGGTGGGGAAAATAGATAAAAAGAAAGAGATAGCAAAGGAACTCATCAATAAGTTATTACTTTATACAGATGATTTTTCTACCAGAAATGCTGAACTTTATAAGTATTTGATGAGACCTGAACGGTTGAAAAAAGAAGATGAGATTAGATTCCATTTCCTGCAACGCTGGAGTTCAATTAATCCCGCAGTTCCAAGGCCCTCAGCGTTTAAAATGAAAGGCGGCGGTTACTTCCTCACATTCAAAGGCAGGGGCATTGCGATAGATCCAGGGATCAATTTTGTTGAAAATCTCTATTCAGAGGGATTCTCGATAGCAGATGTACATTATATTATAGCAACACATGATCATATTGACCATATTGCAGAGATAGACACTATTATGTCTCTTCATTATAAGAGATGTAAAGTTGATGAAACTCAAAAGAGAACCTTGTATCTTATCTTAAACCCAAGTGTATCCGTACGATATGAGTTTATGGTAAATCAAAGCCCTAGTTTGTTCAAGAAAATTGAGCTCACCCCTCATGTTAACGAAATGAAAATCTTTGATAATTTCACTATTGAAGCGAAGCAGGTATTTCATCGAGATATCTGTTCGCCAATTTTTGCCAACAGTTTAGGATTAATATTGAAATTTTTTCCTGGTAACAACAAAAAAGAATTTAAAATTGGGATAATCGGCGATACTCGATATCGAGAACAGAGAAACGGCACTTATTTTGGCGCTCCTATCAGCGACCAATTTATGGATTCCGACATTCTAATCGCCCATATAAACGGAACACCTTTCCGAGAGCTGAAGGCATATTGTGGAATAACTTTGGATAATAGAAAATTACGACAATTGTTAGAAGAATTAGATAAAAAAGGGAAACGCTCCCATCCCATGCGGCCTATAATTAATCAACTCAAGTACTCTCTTGGATATAAGATTGAAGACAGTGTTGCATTAATATTCGACCCAATTAAGCGACTGAATAATGAATTACATAAATTAGATGGAGAACATATGTTTTTGCACGGAATTTTGGGAACATACGGAAAATTCATAAGCGAAAAAACAGATAAGGATAGACTTTTTATTGTTGCGGAGACCAGCGAAGAAATGGGCTCCTACAGGCATAAGGTGGCAATGTTACTGAATGAATATTATAAACAAACGAATGATCCAAAATGCTTAACAGGAGATATTGGAATGACAATCAGAGTTAAACCAGGGACAGATAA
The Candidatus Diapherotrites archaeon DNA segment above includes these coding regions:
- a CDS encoding CRISPR-associated protein Csx3, which produces MGLIDLESFYSHTAKLADLPAYLQKALDLAGEGTEVVLTGRAPVWLYLAVAHALHGKARKLIYRSPVTGDLVIFDHNPF
- the cas6 gene encoding CRISPR system precrRNA processing endoribonuclease RAMP protein Cas6 — its product is MTLPPYKGAVFRGAFGNAFRRLVCLVPKDKCSNCRHREKCLYTAIFEPSPPPQYPDAGKFHQAPRPYVLNPPLTAESTFNPGEVLSFELVLVGRAIDAIPYFIVIFSETGRHGLGRDRGRFELLSVELLSQDQSTIIYHSRSLSLTAFEPESGPQTKPKDDQVNRLTLEFLTPLRLKEKGDLMTRFAFPLFWERLTQRLSLLAAFYEKNPQLPDFAPLSSKASQIQEVRHDLRWHDWERYSCRQDATMKFGGLVGRVSLQGPLDPLLPFLRLGAQVNVGQETTFGLGRYSLDYKNQ
- a CDS encoding MBL fold metallo-hydrolase; its protein translation is MSNSYSIKEFSSSDLIKYLEIELYHSLEKYNIKEHIDNYLEDRVLSDGEPTTHIREFYEIINDFYDLLLKLRYSTSIPEEITPREYSDDQYDDFVITKYDEYIKRLDELTVSIFSDNFYLKDIIPVNGTADTLEACLIYNIYDIIQSNLRIALKAYRKPPNKRTTDDNLTTNYDKLDKGVPKLIVERFIIGKENENKIATQSEKCNYNCGLRILLNKQRRYAGNDRASYWKLFISDIRGEVIFTEIHHKAEAFLIQKSSESYSWMVEFLLLILAKYHIIIHRLGTNEFRNLQQHVEKAEKGDKLILRAQKVFTFIRLIAKYFPNIFDRNNLRQSQEISKIIEIISYIRRGFAFEMLGKPENAFNDYSSAEKQTTGLQATQPGGAVAWYQKLTVPYIYSLKGELYRKNFAFYNAHQYFCNSMSKFKEVSSLKDEEDVKEGKETKEKKELKELLDSCIKIGRIQIAKGKTFLELGEFRKALKWYIKALQHLLRTITGNYEAIDFSEEVKHFDDTRLDPKINKKKMYDILSKFTENVNSIIKYENLEQCNDYAALISELFNLIGFIIYIFNLPDFVLLENIDAEPDCTQSLEELEVDKKILCRNLLAGRWLLLALKFNPQNYLARFNELIIDLETKCEKTRAILEEEREELGIPTRDKEAKIDLMTPGEPRDIMYRLIAKEALEFLWKPEKVGKIDKKKEIAKELINKLLLYTDDFSTRNAELYKYLMRPERLKKEDEIRFHFLQRWSSINPAVPRPSAFKMKGGGYFLTFKGRGIAIDPGINFVENLYSEGFSIADVHYIIATHDHIDHIAEIDTIMSLHYKRCKVDETQKRTLYLILNPSVSVRYEFMVNQSPSLFKKIELTPHVNEMKIFDNFTIEAKQVFHRDICSPIFANSLGLILKFFPGNNKKEFKIGIIGDTRYREQRNGTYFGAPISDQFMDSDILIAHINGTPFRELKAYCGITLDNRKLRQLLEELDKKGKRSHPMRPIINQLKYSLGYKIEDSVALIFDPIKRLNNELHKLDGEHMFLHGILGTYGKFISEKTDKDRLFIVAETSEEMGSYRHKVAMLLNEYYKQTNDPKCLTGDIGMTIRVKPGTDNRIEVRCNRCNLNNDYTDDDKFHNLENITEVCLKWEEEGLIYYCRRHDPESVNRKVIDFGFAERIERYHPFRHIEIRVS